In the Fibrobacter sp. UWB4 genome, TCATCGCTCCGATCGCCATGGAAAAGCAGCTCCGCTTCGCTATCCGCGAAGGTGGACGTACTGTTGGTGCTGGCTCTGTTACCGAAATCATCAAGTAAGGAATAATCATGGCTGGTGAACGCATCCGTATTCGCTTGAAGAGCTTCGATCATCGTATGATCGACCGCTCTGCTCAAGATATCGTGAATACAGCTAAGAACACTGGGGCTCGTATTGCAGGCCCCATCCCTCTCCCGACGAAGATCCAGAAGTATACGGTGCTCCGCTCTCCGCATATTGACAAGACTTCTCGTGAACAGTTCGAATCCCGTACGCACAAGCGTCTTATCGACATCCTTGATGCTACGCCGCAAACTGTAGATTCCCTCATGAAACTTGACTTGCCGGCAGGCGTTGAAGTCGAAATTAAGGTCTAATAACAATGAACGGTATTCTCGCAAAGAAATTGGGAATGACCCAAGTGTTCACGGAACAGGGCGAATGCGTCCCTGTCACGGTTCTCGAAGCCGGTCCGTGCGTGGTCGTTTGCCATAAGACAGAAGAGAAGGACGGCTACACTGCTGTCCAGATCGGCTTTGGTCTCAAGAAGGAACAGCGCGCCAATAAGGCAGAAGTCGGCCATTTCAAGAAGGCTGACGTGGCTGTTCGTGAACACCTCGCTGAATTTGATGTCGCTGATCTCGAATCCTGGCCGGTTGGCAAGGAATTCGGCGCAGCCGACTTCGCTGATGCAAAGACTGTGAACGTCTCTGGCATCTCCAAGGGTCATGGTTTCTCTGGCACTATCAAGCGCCACGGTTTCCATAGCGGTCCTCGTTCCCATGGTACGCACAATATGCGCGAACCGGGTGGTACGTCCGCTCACTCCTATCCGGGTCGTGTTTTCCCGGGTAAGCGTATGGCTGGTCAATACGGCAACAAGAAAGTGACCGTGAAGCACCTCCAGGTCGTCAAAGTTGATGGCGACCGCAACCTGATCTTCGTCCGTGGCGCTGTCCCGGGCCCGAAGAACAGCATCATCGTGGTGAGGAAAGACTAATGGCTAGTGCAAAGCTTTTCGCCGCTACTGGCGATTTTAAGAATGATATCCAGCTCCCGGCTCTCTTCGACCAGGAAGTCAACAAGGTCTGCATGTACCTCCACATCAAGGCTATCCTGAACAACAACCGTCAGGGTACTGCTCAGACTAAGTCCAAGGGCGAAGTCAGTGGCGGTGGCCAGAAGCCGTGGAAGCAGAAGGGTACCGGCCGCGCTCGTTCCGGTCAGAACACCTCTGCAGTTTGGGTTCGTGGTGCTAAGGCACACGGTCCGAAGTCTCATGACTACTTCGAAAAGGTGAACAAGAAGGTCAAGAAGATCGCTTTCTACTCCGCTCTCGCCAACAAGGCTAGCGAAGGTAAGGTCTCCGTGTTCGAAGCTCTCAGCTTCAGCGCTCCGAAGACTAAGGATCTCCTCTCTGTTCTCGCCAAGTCCGGCATCGAACAGCGCAACGTTCTCTTCATCGTTAGCGAAAAGGATCAGAACCTCTATCTTTCCTCTAACAACATTCCTTGGTGCCGCTGCGCTCGCGTAGCTGACGTCAACACTTACGATGTTGTTCGTGCAAATAACGTTGTCATCTCTCAGGCTGCTCTCGCAGAACTTGAAGGAGGCCGCTAATGAAAGAAATTCGCGAAATCCTCGTTGCTCCGCACGTTACCGAAGAAACCATGAAGAACATGGTCAATCCGCGTACGAACGTGCACAAGTACGTGTTCAAGGTCGCCATGGACGCTTCTAAGGAAGACATCAAGGCCGCTATCGAAAAGCGCTTTGACGTCAAGGTCGCTAAGGTCAACACTTTGATCAACCGCGGCAAGATCAAGCGCGTCCGCATGGTCGCTGGCAAGAAACCGAACTGGAAGAAGGCCTACATCACATTGAAGGCCGGGCAAAAGATTGCCGAGTTTGAAGGAGTATAACCATGGGTCTGAAATCTTATCGCCCGATTACCCCGACACTGCGTTACAAGCAGATTGGTGACCGCAAGGAACTCTCTGCTGTAAAGCCGTACAAGCCGCTTACCGAAGGTATCAAGCGTAGCTCCGGCCGTAACAATGCTGGTGAAATTACCTCCCGTCGTCGTGGTGGTGGTCACAAGAAACTGTATCGTATCATTGACTTCAAGCGTCAGTTTGCCGGTCTCTCCTGCACTGTCGAAACGATTGAATACGATCCGAACCGTACCGCTCGCATCGCTCTCGTCAAGTACGAAAACGGCAAGCGCGCATACATCATCGCTCCGGCCGAAATCAAGGTTGGCGATGTGCTGAACGCTGGTGAAGGTGCTGAATTCCGCGTAGGTAACGCAATTCCTCTCCGCGACATTCCGCTCAACACCATTATCCACAACATCGAAATGAAGCCGGGCAAGGGTGCCCAGATTGCTCGTTCCGCTGGTGCCGGTGCAGAACTGGTTGCCAAGGACGGCAAGCTCTGCCAGGTCAAGCTTCCGAGTGGCGAAGTCCGCTACATCCCGGAAGACTGCCTCGCTACCGTTGGTCAGGTTTCCAATATCGATCACATGAATGAATCCTCGGGTTCTGCAGGCCGCTCTCGCTGGCTCGGCAAGCGCCCGGCCGTCCGTGGTGTC is a window encoding:
- the rpsJ gene encoding 30S ribosomal protein S10, producing MAGERIRIRLKSFDHRMIDRSAQDIVNTAKNTGARIAGPIPLPTKIQKYTVLRSPHIDKTSREQFESRTHKRLIDILDATPQTVDSLMKLDLPAGVEVEIKV
- the rplC gene encoding 50S ribosomal protein L3, which encodes MNGILAKKLGMTQVFTEQGECVPVTVLEAGPCVVVCHKTEEKDGYTAVQIGFGLKKEQRANKAEVGHFKKADVAVREHLAEFDVADLESWPVGKEFGAADFADAKTVNVSGISKGHGFSGTIKRHGFHSGPRSHGTHNMREPGGTSAHSYPGRVFPGKRMAGQYGNKKVTVKHLQVVKVDGDRNLIFVRGAVPGPKNSIIVVRKD
- the rplD gene encoding 50S ribosomal protein L4 — its product is MASAKLFAATGDFKNDIQLPALFDQEVNKVCMYLHIKAILNNNRQGTAQTKSKGEVSGGGQKPWKQKGTGRARSGQNTSAVWVRGAKAHGPKSHDYFEKVNKKVKKIAFYSALANKASEGKVSVFEALSFSAPKTKDLLSVLAKSGIEQRNVLFIVSEKDQNLYLSSNNIPWCRCARVADVNTYDVVRANNVVISQAALAELEGGR
- the rplW gene encoding 50S ribosomal protein L23; this translates as MKEIREILVAPHVTEETMKNMVNPRTNVHKYVFKVAMDASKEDIKAAIEKRFDVKVAKVNTLINRGKIKRVRMVAGKKPNWKKAYITLKAGQKIAEFEGV
- the rplB gene encoding 50S ribosomal protein L2, translating into MGLKSYRPITPTLRYKQIGDRKELSAVKPYKPLTEGIKRSSGRNNAGEITSRRRGGGHKKLYRIIDFKRQFAGLSCTVETIEYDPNRTARIALVKYENGKRAYIIAPAEIKVGDVLNAGEGAEFRVGNAIPLRDIPLNTIIHNIEMKPGKGAQIARSAGAGAELVAKDGKLCQVKLPSGEVRYIPEDCLATVGQVSNIDHMNESSGSAGRSRWLGKRPAVRGVVMNPVDHPLGGGEGRTSGGRHPCSPWGKNSKGAKTRNNKRTDKFIVRHRQKRA